One segment of bacterium DNA contains the following:
- a CDS encoding DUF721 domain-containing protein → MRTGKPTRIDRMLEKLFEQKKWRQGIRAARLRLSWEEVVGPQVAAHTKPEHLSRGRLYVSCDHDVWRTELAYLKPELLKRIAEAVGEGVVKEIFLR, encoded by the coding sequence GTGCGCACGGGCAAGCCTACTCGAATAGACCGAATGCTCGAGAAGCTCTTCGAGCAGAAGAAGTGGCGGCAGGGCATTCGCGCGGCCCGGCTGCGGCTCTCGTGGGAGGAGGTGGTGGGTCCGCAGGTGGCCGCCCACACCAAGCCCGAACACCTGTCTCGCGGCCGACTCTACGTCAGCTGCGACCACGACGTGTGGCGGACCGAGCTCGCCTACCTGAAGCCCGAACTGTTGAAGCGCATCGCCGAAGCCGTGGGCGAAGGCGTGGTCAAGGAGATTTTCTTGAGGTAG